Proteins encoded together in one Kingella oralis window:
- a CDS encoding GAF domain-containing protein, whose product MYAIQTTSASKANQYQQLLPQLQALIAADADILIATLANVCAVLKEQFNWFWVGFYLVNDSRSELILAPFQGPLACTRIQKGRGVCGQAWVQNQTLVVPDVNRHPDHIACSSQSQSEIVVPLHNGSGEVVGVLDIDHTELAAFDATDAHYLQQLCALLSRQLFQAA is encoded by the coding sequence ATGTACGCCATCCAAACCACTTCCGCCAGCAAAGCCAATCAATACCAACAACTCCTGCCCCAGCTTCAAGCCTTGATTGCCGCCGATGCCGATATTCTCATCGCCACGCTTGCCAACGTGTGCGCCGTGTTAAAAGAGCAGTTCAACTGGTTTTGGGTGGGCTTTTATTTGGTGAACGACAGCCGCAGCGAGCTGATACTCGCGCCGTTTCAAGGCCCGCTTGCCTGCACGCGCATTCAAAAAGGGCGCGGTGTATGCGGGCAGGCGTGGGTGCAAAACCAAACGCTGGTAGTGCCCGATGTGAACCGGCATCCCGACCACATCGCCTGTTCCAGCCAATCGCAATCCGAAATCGTCGTCCCCCTGCACAACGGCTCGGGCGAAGTCGTCGGCGTGTTAGACATCGACCACACCGAGCTGGCGGCGTTTGACGCAACCGACGCGCACTATCTGCAACAGCTTTGCGCGCTGTTGAGCCGACAGCTTTTTCAGGCTGCCTAA
- a CDS encoding alpha/beta hydrolase, producing MAASNPPTQPAYTQPAPPKAPPADITRRANPAILTAPHTRYTFHTLNLPRANGEIQRIFVGIPHTPPPAQGYPAIYAPDGNALLELLTPQTLSQYHQPPVLVLIGYPTDLRFDTARRAYDYTPPNPDGKPMPDPLTTGRQNGGAPDFLHFIATQIRPRIAQLAATDPGQQTLWGHSYGGLFVLYTLFERPELFSHYIAADPSLWWHNGLMLHYAARARIIPNRHLILQKSGASLPQKANPAHNSVPPDAAERLAEQLRQRGIATEYRHYPKQTHGGLLAQSFQEWLDSIQ from the coding sequence ATGGCCGCCTCCAATCCCCCCACCCAACCCGCCTACACCCAACCCGCCCCCCCCAAAGCCCCACCCGCCGACATCACCCGCCGCGCCAACCCCGCCATACTCACCGCCCCCCACACCCGCTACACCTTCCACACCCTCAACCTCCCCCGCGCCAACGGCGAAATCCAACGCATCTTTGTCGGCATACCCCACACCCCGCCCCCCGCGCAAGGCTACCCCGCTATCTACGCCCCAGACGGCAACGCCCTGCTAGAACTGCTCACCCCACAAACCCTCAGCCAATACCACCAGCCCCCCGTGCTCGTACTCATCGGCTATCCCACCGATTTGCGCTTTGACACCGCCCGCCGCGCCTACGACTACACCCCACCCAACCCAGACGGCAAACCCATGCCCGACCCGCTCACCACAGGGCGGCAAAACGGCGGCGCACCCGACTTCCTTCACTTCATCGCCACCCAAATCCGCCCCCGCATCGCCCAACTCGCCGCCACCGACCCCGGGCAACAAACCCTGTGGGGGCACTCCTACGGCGGGCTGTTCGTGCTCTACACCCTGTTTGAACGCCCCGAACTGTTCAGCCACTATATCGCCGCCGACCCATCCTTATGGTGGCACAACGGGCTGATGCTGCACTACGCCGCCCGCGCCCGCATCATCCCCAACCGGCATTTAATCCTCCAAAAAAGCGGCGCAAGCCTCCCGCAAAAAGCCAACCCCGCGCACAACAGCGTCCCGCCCGATGCTGCCGAACGCCTCGCCGAGCAACTTCGCCAACGCGGCATCGCCACCGAATACCGCCACTACCCCAAGCAAACCCACGGCGGCTTGCTCGCCCAATCCTTTCAAGAATGGCTGGACAGCATTCAATAA
- a CDS encoding beta-ketoacyl synthase N-terminal-like domain-containing protein has product MTWLCGMAATSAANPQRAFRQPETIDFTFLGQPQHARYYRAFASDSLSRAELADTAEQHLRRAAENAGWPSESWHTAPVFIASSAYLISEYENRRLVGEPHAGHHLLYLSDDLSRRSGNRNIFNTATACTSSAHALMQAHRFLAHGLAERAFVLGIENLNRLTLLHFHSLGLFADEYRPFGGDGLILGEGAAALALSAGAPPQKARLKLIAAAANTGGHLVQSDAETQTRLLLSVLAQANLAPSRIAFVKTHGIGTADTDAAELAALNRVFGTPPPLAAFKPQIGHTLGASAALETALLAQALRSRKLAGIGGREIPLSDDLYCLANHFGFGGSNTASIWQWTS; this is encoded by the coding sequence ATGACGTGGCTGTGCGGCATGGCGGCAACCAGCGCGGCAAACCCGCAGCGCGCTTTCAGGCAGCCTGAAACCATAGATTTTACCTTTTTGGGACAGCCGCAGCACGCCCGATACTACCGCGCCTTCGCGTCCGACAGCCTGTCCCGCGCCGAGCTTGCCGACACCGCCGAGCAGCACCTGCGCCGCGCCGCCGAAAACGCAGGCTGGCCGTCTGAAAGCTGGCACACCGCGCCCGTTTTCATCGCATCCAGCGCATATCTCATTTCTGAATACGAAAACCGCCGCTTGGTGGGCGAACCCCATGCGGGACACCATCTGCTCTACCTTTCAGACGACCTTTCCCGCCGCAGCGGTAACCGCAACATCTTCAACACCGCCACCGCCTGCACCTCGTCCGCCCACGCCCTGATGCAGGCGCACCGCTTTCTCGCGCACGGGCTGGCAGAACGCGCGTTTGTGCTGGGCATAGAAAACCTCAACCGCCTCACGCTCTTGCATTTCCACAGCCTCGGCTTGTTTGCAGACGAATACCGCCCCTTCGGCGGCGACGGCTTGATATTGGGCGAAGGCGCGGCAGCATTGGCATTGTCCGCCGGTGCGCCACCGCAGAAAGCGCGTCTGAAACTCATCGCCGCCGCCGCCAACACAGGCGGCCATCTCGTGCAAAGCGATGCCGAAACACAAACCCGCCTGCTCCTCAGCGTATTGGCGCAAGCCAATCTCGCCCCAAGCCGCATCGCCTTTGTCAAAACCCACGGCATCGGCACGGCAGACACCGATGCCGCCGAACTGGCCGCGCTCAACCGCGTATTCGGCACGCCCCCGCCGCTGGCGGCGTTCAAACCGCAAATCGGGCACACCCTCGGCGCAAGTGCCGCGCTGGAAACCGCCCTGCTTGCCCAAGCACTCCGCAGCCGCAAGCTAGCAGGCATCGGCGGGCGCGAAATCCCCCTTTCAGACGACCTTTACTGCCTTGCCAACCATTTCGGCTTCGGCGGCAGCAACACCGCAAGCATCTGGCAATGGACATCCTAG
- a CDS encoding DUF2868 domain-containing protein yields MPYHHTELIRLLEQRGYIFPSDPASITEILRQADGTPEAKLHRRAQLIDRDQTIAQRLAQYQQRLRFARRVACAAWFIIGLLGTYQLMQQSSLNFMLILVGILGGNSLMLIIWLISLTQKYRAPTSIPLWLTGSLKDPIHQALLEHDAQTAAQPPFRWIRGRISHQLALCGLAGMFTASLMLLTVRQYQFNWQSTLLTDQHFAQIIRVLAWLPTRLGFATPSPDIIAAARNHYHSEHAAAWGILLLGSILCYGIAPRLIAWIICWQQSRRHPLALNLALPYYQNIIQKWQQHIIDDSSDYQPDRPTIAPTKIPLNHTGAHWAILLEAPDAPDNWYNHILGQDWTNKGSIVERAQLADLITELAAQPVQLLIGIRAQQTPDRGIVRQISKLAQATQHNIIIQLLPSNPSSQTPAEQERRAQWQQVLHEHGWNGLN; encoded by the coding sequence ATGCCCTATCACCACACCGAACTCATCCGCCTGCTGGAACAGCGCGGCTACATTTTCCCCAGCGACCCCGCATCCATCACCGAAATCCTGCGCCAAGCCGATGGTACGCCCGAAGCCAAGCTCCACCGCCGCGCCCAACTGATAGACCGCGACCAAACCATCGCCCAGCGTCTCGCCCAGTATCAGCAACGCCTGCGCTTCGCCCGCCGCGTTGCCTGCGCAGCATGGTTCATCATCGGGCTGCTCGGCACATACCAACTGATGCAACAAAGCAGCCTGAATTTCATGCTCATCCTAGTCGGCATACTCGGCGGCAACAGCCTGATGCTGATTATCTGGCTGATAAGCCTAACGCAAAAATACCGCGCCCCCACCAGCATCCCCCTTTGGCTCACAGGCAGCCTGAAAGACCCCATCCACCAAGCCCTGCTGGAACACGACGCGCAAACCGCTGCCCAGCCCCCCTTTCGCTGGATACGCGGGCGCATCAGCCACCAGCTCGCCCTATGCGGACTAGCAGGAATGTTCACCGCCAGCCTAATGCTGCTCACCGTGCGCCAATACCAATTCAACTGGCAAAGCACCCTGCTCACCGACCAACACTTCGCCCAAATCATCCGCGTCCTCGCATGGCTGCCCACCCGACTCGGCTTCGCCACCCCATCGCCCGACATCATCGCCGCCGCCCGCAACCACTACCACAGCGAACACGCCGCCGCATGGGGCATCCTGCTGCTGGGCAGCATCCTGTGCTACGGCATCGCCCCCCGCCTCATCGCATGGATCATCTGTTGGCAACAAAGCCGCCGCCACCCCCTTGCGCTCAATCTCGCCCTGCCCTATTACCAAAACATCATCCAAAAATGGCAACAACACATTATCGACGACAGCAGCGACTACCAACCCGACCGCCCCACCATCGCCCCCACCAAAATCCCGCTCAACCACACAGGCGCGCATTGGGCAATTTTGCTAGAAGCCCCCGATGCCCCCGACAACTGGTACAACCACATTCTCGGGCAAGACTGGACAAACAAAGGCAGCATCGTTGAGCGCGCCCAGCTCGCCGACCTGATTACCGAACTCGCCGCCCAGCCCGTGCAACTGCTGATAGGCATCCGCGCCCAGCAAACCCCCGACCGCGGCATCGTGCGCCAAATCAGCAAACTCGCCCAAGCCACCCAACACAACATCATCATCCAACTCTTGCCCAGCAACCCCAGCAGCCAAACCCCAGCCGAACAAGAACGCCGCGCCCAATGGCAGCAAGTGCTGCACGAGCATGGCTGGAATGGGTTGAATTAA
- a CDS encoding FepA family TonB-dependent siderophore receptor: protein MKKRFALGILPLALAGAFARADDTAPHDGGTLPTVYVTAERQLQQSLGVSKITAKDLEHRPAVNDISDIVRTMPGVNLTGNTASGERGNKRQIDIRGMGPENTLILIDGRPVTSRNAERYSWRGERNTRGDSNWVPVEDIESISVLRGPAAARYGSGAAGGVVNIITKKVSTEWHGGLTYYTNQPQDRKEGETNRIGFNVSGPIIQDKLGIRIYGSLNKTDADAADINPTKVTTTRRGGRTVTSTSMGAGRDGVKNRDIAARLAWRITPEQTLTLDSSYNRQGNIYAGDNQNNNPNAFTQSLYGSETARLTRISNALTHEGYWSWGDSKVVAQLDRTENHHLTEGLMGGPEGQYQNRNFTDSTLQTKRLFGEVNIPFKLGGDHVLTIGAEYNHDRLNDHGSMVQGFSDQGKTDRFAGVGTGRSSKTSQSNFAFYLEDHYRLGNGTQLIPALRFDHNSVSGSNWSPALNFVQALGGGWTIKGGIARAYKSPNLYQSNPNYILYTRGQGCAAGTSSSIRCYLKGNDSLKPETSWNKEIGFEFANDKVQASMAYFHNDYRNKIVAGDRAVMLSQLGNYMYQWTNARKALVEGVEGNLTLPLHRTLKWTTNFTYMHKSINKDTGNPLSVTPKFTINSSLNWQPTEKLDAALNITYYGKQKPRTVILNNAERNTGLSGETVKPYGLVGISAGYRFNNHVNLRLGVNNLFNKKLYRSSNNSSAQSYNEPGRAFYGSLKVSF from the coding sequence ATGAAAAAACGTTTTGCCCTTGGCATCTTACCGCTTGCCCTAGCCGGCGCATTTGCCCGCGCCGACGACACCGCCCCGCACGACGGCGGCACATTGCCCACTGTATACGTTACCGCCGAACGCCAGCTGCAACAATCGCTGGGCGTGTCCAAAATCACCGCCAAAGATTTGGAACACCGCCCCGCCGTCAACGACATTTCCGACATCGTGCGCACCATGCCGGGGGTCAATTTAACGGGCAACACCGCCTCGGGCGAGCGCGGCAACAAACGCCAAATAGATATTCGCGGCATGGGCCCCGAAAACACATTGATTTTGATTGACGGCCGCCCCGTAACTTCGCGCAATGCCGAGCGATATAGCTGGCGCGGCGAGCGCAACACGCGCGGCGACAGCAACTGGGTGCCAGTGGAAGATATTGAATCCATCAGCGTATTGCGCGGCCCTGCGGCGGCACGCTACGGCTCGGGCGCGGCAGGCGGCGTGGTAAACATCATCACCAAAAAAGTGAGCACCGAATGGCATGGCGGCTTAACCTACTACACCAATCAGCCACAAGACCGCAAAGAAGGCGAAACCAACCGCATCGGCTTTAATGTGAGCGGCCCGATTATTCAAGACAAACTGGGCATCCGCATCTACGGCAGCCTGAATAAAACCGATGCCGATGCCGCCGACATCAACCCCACCAAAGTAACCACCACTCGCCGCGGCGGGCGCACCGTAACCAGCACCAGCATGGGCGCAGGGCGCGACGGCGTGAAAAACCGCGACATCGCCGCGCGCTTGGCATGGCGCATCACGCCCGAGCAAACGCTCACGCTAGACAGCTCATACAACCGCCAAGGCAATATCTACGCGGGCGACAACCAAAACAACAACCCCAACGCCTTCACGCAATCGCTATACGGCTCGGAAACTGCGCGTTTAACTCGCATCAGCAACGCACTCACCCACGAAGGCTATTGGAGCTGGGGCGACAGCAAAGTCGTAGCGCAGCTTGACCGCACCGAAAACCACCACTTAACCGAAGGCTTGATGGGCGGCCCTGAAGGGCAATACCAAAACCGCAACTTCACCGACAGCACGCTGCAAACCAAACGCCTGTTTGGCGAAGTGAACATTCCGTTTAAACTCGGCGGCGACCACGTTCTCACCATCGGCGCGGAATACAATCACGACCGCCTAAACGACCACGGATCTATGGTGCAAGGCTTCTCCGACCAAGGCAAAACCGACCGCTTCGCGGGCGTTGGCACAGGGCGCAGCAGCAAAACCAGCCAAAGCAATTTCGCCTTTTATCTGGAAGACCACTACCGCCTAGGCAACGGCACCCAGCTTATCCCCGCGCTGCGCTTTGACCACAACAGCGTTTCAGGCAGCAATTGGAGCCCCGCGCTGAACTTTGTGCAAGCCCTCGGCGGCGGCTGGACGATTAAAGGCGGCATCGCTCGTGCGTATAAATCGCCCAATCTTTACCAAAGCAACCCCAACTATATTTTGTACACACGCGGGCAAGGCTGCGCGGCGGGCACATCTAGCAGCATTCGTTGCTATTTAAAAGGCAACGACAGCCTGAAACCCGAAACCAGTTGGAACAAAGAAATTGGCTTTGAATTTGCCAACGACAAAGTGCAAGCATCTATGGCGTATTTCCACAACGATTATCGCAACAAGATTGTGGCAGGCGACCGCGCGGTGATGTTGAGCCAGCTGGGCAACTATATGTATCAATGGACGAATGCGCGCAAAGCCTTGGTGGAAGGCGTGGAAGGCAATTTAACCCTACCGCTGCACCGCACGCTCAAATGGACAACCAATTTCACCTATATGCACAAATCCATCAACAAAGACACAGGCAACCCGCTTTCCGTTACGCCCAAATTCACCATCAACAGCAGCCTGAATTGGCAGCCCACCGAGAAACTGGACGCAGCGTTAAACATTACCTATTACGGCAAACAAAAACCGCGCACCGTGATTTTGAACAACGCCGAACGCAACACAGGCCTATCAGGCGAAACGGTGAAACCTTATGGCTTGGTGGGCATCAGCGCAGGCTATCGCTTCAACAACCATGTAAACCTGCGCTTGGGCGTGAACAATTTGTTTAACAAAAAACTGTATCGCAGCTCCAACAACAGTAGCGCACAAAGCTACAACGAACCTGGTCGCGCCTTCTATGGCAGCCTGAAAGTGTCGTTTTGA
- a CDS encoding ABC transporter permease, producing MIAASLVKELKLLSRDLHGLAVLFVMPITFMLIMSVALSRDADPHHGSRIALVGVADDAVNKQFAAGLAKDDIQVTLMQPEKLDDAQSGLHDRRFQLVLHNPNRAADKLADSKPLQVYVAPDTEPSWLAAVKGVLQQHYTETRINAYFDNSGITIDNKKLPAAIRQDIQKKIDEKNAEQLDVVSAFLGKPMLEEHYLSAGSGAVAKPNAVQHSVPAWLIFGMFFIMIPLSNVMALERQTNTITRLRLARAGAAGLIAAKLVPYFLINQLQFAGMLLLGRYLLPEIGVSALILNGSLAPYALLSAAVSAAALGYALFISVCAKSTEHAVVLGGGGIILMAALGGIMVPAHVMPETMQHITWVSPMAWGLKAFQALLLNRSELHGIAPYLALLAGFAAVSLAAAVWVYQRQLRTQVRF from the coding sequence ATGATTGCCGCCTCCCTTGTTAAAGAATTGAAACTGCTCAGCCGCGACCTGCACGGTTTGGCGGTTTTGTTCGTGATGCCGATTACGTTTATGCTGATTATGTCGGTCGCGCTGAGCCGCGATGCCGACCCGCACCACGGCAGCCGCATCGCGCTGGTGGGCGTTGCAGACGATGCGGTCAATAAGCAGTTTGCCGCCGGTTTGGCAAAAGACGATATTCAGGTAACCCTGATGCAGCCTGAAAAACTCGACGACGCGCAAAGCGGTTTGCACGACCGGCGTTTCCAACTGGTTTTGCACAATCCCAACCGTGCCGCCGACAAGCTCGCCGACAGCAAACCCTTGCAGGTTTATGTCGCGCCCGATACCGAGCCTTCGTGGCTGGCGGCGGTGAAAGGCGTGTTGCAGCAGCATTACACCGAAACCCGCATCAATGCCTATTTTGACAACAGCGGCATCACAATCGACAACAAAAAACTGCCCGCCGCCATCCGCCAAGACATCCAAAAGAAAATAGACGAAAAAAACGCCGAACAGCTTGATGTCGTCAGCGCGTTTTTGGGCAAACCGATGCTGGAAGAGCACTACCTGAGCGCGGGCAGCGGCGCGGTCGCCAAGCCCAACGCCGTGCAGCACAGCGTGCCTGCGTGGCTGATTTTCGGTATGTTTTTCATTATGATACCGCTGTCCAACGTGATGGCTTTGGAGCGGCAGACCAATACGATTACGCGGCTCCGGCTGGCGCGCGCGGGCGCGGCGGGGCTAATTGCGGCGAAACTCGTGCCGTATTTTCTGATTAACCAGTTGCAGTTTGCCGGCATGCTGCTGCTCGGGCGTTACCTGCTGCCCGAAATCGGCGTGAGCGCATTGATTTTGAACGGCAGCCTTGCGCCTTACGCGCTGTTGTCTGCCGCCGTATCCGCCGCCGCGCTCGGCTACGCGCTCTTCATCAGCGTATGCGCCAAATCCACCGAACACGCCGTGGTGCTGGGCGGCGGCGGCATTATCCTGATGGCGGCACTCGGCGGCATTATGGTGCCCGCCCATGTGATGCCCGAAACCATGCAGCACATCACTTGGGTGTCGCCGATGGCATGGGGCTTGAAAGCGTTTCAGGCGCTGCTGCTCAACCGCAGCGAACTGCACGGCATCGCGCCTTATCTCGCGCTGTTGGCGGGGTTTGCAGCCGTGTCGCTGGCGGCGGCGGTGTGGGTGTATCAAAGGCAGTTGCGGACGCAGGTTAGGTTTTGA
- a CDS encoding acyl carrier protein, producing the protein MPYTFTLAPEALETELKKLILQEADKTDVIDLPDFSDDLMLFGDDSPVGLDSLDALQISVALQQHFAVRLQGDRMVRKHMMCVRDLATFVRAEHGA; encoded by the coding sequence ATGCCCTACACCTTCACCCTAGCCCCCGAAGCCCTGGAAACCGAATTAAAAAAACTCATCTTGCAGGAAGCCGACAAAACCGATGTGATTGACCTGCCCGATTTTTCAGACGACCTGATGCTGTTCGGCGACGACAGCCCCGTCGGCTTGGATTCGCTGGACGCACTGCAAATCAGCGTGGCGTTGCAGCAGCATTTCGCCGTGCGCCTGCAAGGCGACCGCATGGTGCGCAAACACATGATGTGCGTGCGCGATTTGGCAACGTTTGTCCGCGCGGAGCATGGCGCATGA
- a CDS encoding DJ-1/PfpI family protein, which yields MNSIEIYCLVYHNYTALDLIGPADFLGRIPNSALHYVSPNGGRIRSGAGFVMETEACPPLPAGSVLLVPGGMGTRTLVSGNAFLQMLAARVREAKWCLSVCTGSALLAAAGCLDGHSATSNKKAFGWASSFGSGVDWKAAARWVADGKFYTSSGVAAGMDMALGFIADQYGENLARQIANDTEYAHQTDAEQDDFAALHGLGKF from the coding sequence GTGAATTCTATTGAAATTTACTGTCTTGTTTACCACAACTACACCGCGCTTGATTTAATCGGTCCGGCGGATTTTCTCGGGCGTATTCCCAATAGCGCACTGCATTATGTGTCGCCAAACGGCGGCAGAATACGCAGCGGCGCGGGTTTTGTGATGGAAACCGAAGCCTGCCCGCCATTGCCCGCAGGCTCGGTTTTGCTCGTCCCCGGCGGCATGGGCACGCGCACGCTGGTGTCCGGCAACGCATTTTTGCAGATGCTCGCCGCGCGTGTGCGCGAAGCAAAATGGTGTCTGTCGGTCTGCACAGGCTCGGCGTTGCTGGCGGCGGCAGGCTGTTTGGACGGACACTCGGCAACGTCCAACAAAAAAGCCTTTGGCTGGGCAAGCAGCTTTGGCAGCGGCGTAGATTGGAAAGCAGCGGCACGCTGGGTAGCAGACGGAAAATTCTACACATCATCAGGCGTAGCGGCAGGCATGGACATGGCTTTGGGTTTCATCGCCGACCAATACGGCGAAAACTTGGCGCGGCAGATTGCCAACGATACGGAATACGCCCACCAAACCGATGCTGAACAAGATGATTTCGCTGCATTGCACGGCTTGGGCAAATTTTAG
- a CDS encoding helix-turn-helix domain-containing protein, with the protein MEIHEKIRFIREQQQMTQEEMAEKLNLSTSGYSKIERGETKLQFEKLQQVANIFKIDLTDLIGWNEKNVALLITESGTNSGSCYVGGSTINLEFEKLKLTVAHQTEIIEQKNAEIEALKRIIQLLENDKSQ; encoded by the coding sequence ATGGAAATTCATGAAAAAATCCGCTTTATCCGCGAACAGCAACAAATGACCCAAGAAGAAATGGCAGAAAAATTGAATTTATCTACCAGTGGTTATTCCAAAATCGAACGCGGAGAAACCAAATTGCAGTTTGAGAAATTGCAGCAGGTTGCCAATATTTTCAAAATTGATTTAACGGATTTAATTGGTTGGAACGAGAAAAATGTTGCTTTGTTGATTACCGAAAGTGGCACAAACAGCGGCAGTTGCTATGTAGGCGGTTCTACAATCAACTTGGAATTTGAAAAATTAAAATTAACTGTTGCTCATCAAACAGAAATTATTGAACAAAAAAATGCTGAAATTGAAGCCTTGAAACGCATCATTCAGTTATTAGAAAACGATAAATCGCAATAA
- a CDS encoding surface-adhesin E family protein yields the protein MKKLGILICLLGLSGSVWAENWVIIGTGENVVLYGDLSTRTSDRAWFKFEFNKPQKLSFNSHKFYIQSRTYTEVHCSLGMERRLSTVYYSKNGKIVDSFTPSSPRSDYIIPGTLGEFAYKFVCNHYPL from the coding sequence ATGAAAAAATTGGGTATTCTAATTTGTTTGTTGGGGTTGTCTGGGAGTGTTTGGGCAGAGAATTGGGTAATAATTGGAACAGGAGAGAATGTAGTTCTTTATGGTGATTTAAGCACAAGGACTTCTGATAGAGCATGGTTTAAATTTGAATTCAATAAGCCACAAAAATTATCATTTAATTCACATAAGTTTTATATTCAAAGTAGAACATATACGGAAGTACATTGTTCATTAGGTATGGAAAGAAGGCTTTCTACTGTATATTACAGCAAAAACGGTAAAATAGTTGATAGTTTTACGCCAAGTTCTCCACGATCGGATTATATTATTCCTGGAACATTGGGTGAATTTGCATATAAATTTGTATGTAATCATTACCCCCTTTAA